From a region of the Lactuca sativa cultivar Salinas chromosome 4, Lsat_Salinas_v11, whole genome shotgun sequence genome:
- the LOC111908121 gene encoding nuclear pore complex protein NUP58, translating into MAFSFTPQQQQPSLFQPQQQQQQSPFQPSGGIPFFQPQQQQLLQQQQQQLQQQQNQLFLFTNEKTPATYGTKWSDLHPDSQKFLLQIEERILEYRDESQRLDQCGRLYDSSVSNDGFELDASHIVQELGGITTAMDRQKLLLQELTSNVKDMLRNTEIAVRSFMILRSRFQHPNKATTTTPPQAPGAPPTTTTTTTQPTTSAIVPVYDFYTGLPRKPSPFFQQTVARFDKYLHECRQWVEELEQLLLESSKNNSMNSNPSLLESLPKVMSNVHDFFVYVASKVESIHQYMESMKTAYLSDQRGRGDTNDPFLEADRRETAKRAAAARRVHPTLHLPSNSQPSGTLLASSATPAAATSSAAAVATPPVGAAANVASGSGLFSTPFGATSSSSLFSTPAPSAPSSNLFGSSGGTPQTSIFGAFSTSTPALGPTSTGGGSLFSTPFASNPASGASTFSTPFGTGAATGSGASFNTQSKARGKSRTGRR; encoded by the exons ATGGCGTTTTCATTCAcgccacaacaacaacaaccttcACTATTTCaaccccaacaacaacaacagcaatcGCCGTTTCAACCGAGTGGCGGCATCCCCTTCTTTCAACCACAGCAACAACAGCTTCTGCAACAGCAACAGCAGCAATTGCAGCAGCAACAGAATCAACTTTTTCTGTTTACAAATGAGAAGACTCCGGCTACCTACGGGACTAAATGGTCCGACCTCCATCCCGATTCTCAGAAGTTTCTCCTTCAAATCGA AGAGAGAATACTGGAGTATAGAGATGAAAGCCAACGTTTGGATCAGTGTGGAAGACTCTATGATTCTTCAGTCTCCAATGATGGCTTTGAGCTTGATGCAAGTCACATTGTTCAG GAACTTGGTGGAATCACTACAGCCATGGATCGACAAAAGCTTCTGTTACAAGAACTCACATCAAATGTCAAAGACATGCTAAGAAACACAGAGATTGCTGTTCGTTCCTTCATGATCCTCCGTTCCAGGTTTCAACACCCAAACAAAGCCACCACCACAACACCACCACAAGCTCCCGGAGctccaccaaccaccaccaccaccaccactcaaCCTACAACCTCCGCCATAGTACCTGTATATGATTTCTACACCGGCCTCCCTCGCAAACCCTCCCCATTCTTCCAACAAACAGTTGCCAgatttgataaatatcttcacgAATGCCGCCAGTGGGTGGAGGAATTAGAACAGCTGCTTCTAGAAtcttccaagaacaactccatgAATTCCAACCCTTCGTTGCTTGAATCTCTTCCAAAAGTCATGTCAAACGTTCATGACTTCTTTGTGTATGTAGCATCAAAG gtgGAGAGTATTCATCAGTATATGGAGTCGATGAAAACCGCATATCTTTCTGATCAACGTGGAAGAGGAGACACAAACGATCCGTTTCTCGAGGCTGACCGGAGAGAAACCGCGAAACGGGCAGCTGCTGCCCGAAGGGTACATCCGACATTACATCTCCCATCTAACTCACAGCCATCTGGCACGTTACTTGCCAGCTCAGCAACACCTGCTGCTGCCACGTCATCTGCTGCTGCTGTTGCTACTCCACCTGTGGGGGCTGCTGCCAATGTGGCGTCTGGTTCAGGGCTGTTTAGTACTCCGTTTGGTGCCACGTCATCGTCTTCTTTGTTTTCAACTCCTGCTCCTTCTGCCCCGTCATCAAATTTGTTTGGATCGAGTGGCGGGACCCCTCAAACATCGATTTTTGGGGCGTTTTCGACTTCGACACCTGCGTTGGGGCCCACATCGACAGGTGGCGGATCCCTGTTTTCTACACCGTTTGCTTCAAATCCCGCAAGTGGAGCCTCCACATTTTCTACACCATTTGGTACAG GGGCAGCAACAGGATCAGGGGCAAGCTTTAATACTCAATCA AAAGCAAGAGGTAAAAGTCGCACAGGAAGGAGGTAA